One Pleuronectes platessa chromosome 9, fPlePla1.1, whole genome shotgun sequence genomic region harbors:
- the osbpl1a gene encoding oxysterol-binding protein-related protein 1 isoform X2, giving the protein MRDSSSGFHLSHTHRTGRAEEGSMEELEPEEQFLRCARNGDLPGIQKLFMSTIMEETRININCKGKSKSNLGWTPLHLACYFGHKDVVEELLKAGADVNLPNNIGDTPLHKAAFTGRKEVVMLLLHYDACATVINGTAQIPKDVTQNAEIRGMLEAAERTEERKLEEKLLDAAREGDLTTLTQLLSRKKPPDINCTDLLGNTPLHCAAYRGQRQCALKLLKNGAGPTTRNKKGQTVFDLASDAAMKQVLKSSVLRGMTRHVKKYEGLLWKSSRFFGWRSYWVVLQDGVLSWYSKQSDAASNVRRQGCKALTHAHCLIRDKDNCFFTLKCFDDSVHHFKVSPKNDPEATRKAWMDALEEHSAYSTHYCSQEQGSEEEEEDEQVISLGALTDSLQAAESSQKRLEKEVAAFLSMVKNEALAESFPLTILQKMQEICEVSSETSSSFGVCLSLYSRQDGVRSVKLEHEVEKNKILSEALQTLATEHHELEQSVVNGSSPRSALSEDEFHDAVSESDSEISLSGFETVASHSFDEDEEEDEGSVMLSSPCGSPTIMLQEDHHSDKDETQPNGITKYRTSLPAPMFSRNDFSIWSILRNCIGMELSKITMPVIFNEPLSFLQRLTEYMEHTYLIHQANAASDSIERMKCVASFAVSAVASQWERTGKPFNPLLGETYELVREDLGFRLISEQVSHHPPVSAFHAEGLKQDFVFHGSIYPKLKFWGKSVEAEPRGIITLELPNHNEAYTWTNPTCCVHNIIVGQLWIEQYGNVEVINHRTGERCFLNFKPCGLFGKELHKVEGYIVDKSKKKLCALYGKWTECLYVVDPAALKNDKKGAEEKKGSKAGCSEEQEETPSRATDTVEVIPGSQLLWRIAPRPTNSVQMYSFTTFAMQLNELRKEMEGVIPQTDCRLRPDVRAMENGDIDVASGEKKRLEEKQRSARKSRSKSDEEWKTRWFQQGQNPHISSQDWLFSGGYWDRKYSQLPDIY; this is encoded by the exons ATGAGAGACAGCTCCTCTGGATTccacctctctcacacacacagaactggACGAGCTGAAGAa gggtccatggaggagctggagcctgAGGAGCAGTTCCTGCGCTGTGCCCGTAATGGAGACCTGCCGGGGATTCAGAAGCTCTTCATGTCCACGATCATGGAGGAGACGCGGATCAACATCAACTGCAAAG GTAAGAGTAAGTCCAACCTGGGATGGACACCTCTTCACCTGGCTTGTTACTTTGGACACAAAGATGTAGTGGAGGAACTGCTTAAG GCGGGGGCAGATGTTAACTTGCCCAATAATATCGGAGACACGCCGCTGCACAAAGCCGCCTTCACAGGAAGAAAG GAGGttgtcatgctgctgctgcactatGATGCCTGCGCTACTGTCATCAATGGGACAGCGCAGATTCCCAAAGATGTCACCCAGAATGCAGAGATCCGAGGCATGTTGGAAG CGGCTGAGCGAACAGAAGAGAGGAAACTGGAGGAGAAACTTTTGGATGCTGCACGAGAAGGAGACCTGACCACTCTAACTCAGCTG CTCAGCAGGAAGAAGCCTCCGGACATCAACTGCACCGATCTGCTGGGTAACACGCCGCTGCACTGTGCCGCCTATCGAGGCCAGAGGCAGTGCGCCCTGAAGCTGCTCAAGAACGGAGCAGGGCCCACCACCAGGAACAAGAAAG GCCAGACAGTGTTTGACCTGGCCAGCGATGCAGCAATGAAACAGGTCCTCAAGAGCAGTGTCCTTCGA GGCATGACCCGCCATGTGAAGAAATACGAAGGACTCCTGTGGAAG agCTCCAGGTTTTTTGGCTGGCGCTCCTACTGGGTCGTCCTTCAGGACGGCGTTTTGTCCTGGTACTCGAAACA GTCAGACGCAGCTTCTAACGTCAGAAGGCAAGGCTGCAAGGCCCTCACACACGCCCACTGTTTG ATCAGAGACAAAGATAACTGCTTTTTTACCCTCAAGTGCTTCGATGACAGCGTGCATCACTTCAAGGTGTCGCCTAAAAACGACCCGGAGGCAACGAGAAAA GCCTGGATGGATGCACTGGAGGAGCACTCGGCTTACAGCACCCACTACTGCTCCCAGGAGCAgggcagcgaggaggaggaggaggacgagcaaGTGATCTCACTCGGAGCGTTAACAGACTCACTACAG GCAGCGGAGAGCAGCCAGAAGAggctggagaaggaggtggcAGCTTTCCTGTCCATGGTGAAAAATGAGGCGCTGGCAGAAA GCTTTCCACTTACTATTCTGCAGAAAATGCAAGAAATCTGTGAGGTGTCCAGTGAGACCAGTTCCAGTTTCGGCGTGTGTCTCAGCCTCTACTCCAGACAGGACGGA GTGCGCAGTGTGAAATTGGAGCATGAGGTGGAGAAGAATAAGATCCTGTCTGAAGCGCTGCAGACTCTGGCCACGGAGCACCACGAACTTGAGCAATCCGTCGTCAACGGATCTTCGCCACGGAGCGCCCTCAGCGAGGATGAGTTCCACGACGCCGTGTCTG AATCAGACTCGGAGATCTCCCTGAGCGGCTTCGAGACGGTGGCCAGTCATTCCTTTGacgaggacgaagaggaggacgaaGGCTCTGTCATGTTGAGCAGCCCGTGCGGCAGCCCCACCATCATGTTGCAGGAGGATCACCATAGCGACAAAGATGAGACTCAGCCCAATGGGATCACAAAGTACAG GACCAGCTTACCTGCACCAATGTTTTCAAGAAATGACTTCAGCATTTGGAGTATTCTGAGGAACTGCATTGGAATG GAACTCTCCAAGATCACAATGCCGGTGATTTTCAACGAGCCGCTCAGCTTTCTGCAGCGTCTGACAGAGTACATGGAGCACACGTACCTCATCCACCAGGCCAACGCCGCCTCAGACTCCATTGAGAGGATGAAG TGTGTGGCTTCCTTTGCAGTGTCCGCTGTGGCCTCGCAGTGGGAGCGGACAGGTAAACCTTTCAACCCCTTGCTGGGAGAAACGTATGAACTGGTCAG AGAGGATCTGGGCTTCAGGCTCATTTCGGAGCAGGTCAGCCACCACCCACCGGTCAGTGCCTTCCACGCTGAGGGTCTGAAACAAGACTTTGTGTTTCACGGATCCATCTACCCCAAACTCAAGTTCTGGGGGAAGAGTGTGGAAGCTGAGCCCAGAGGGATCATCACGCTGGAGCTGCCCAA TCACAATGAAGCCTACACATGGACAAATCCTACATGTTGTGTTCACAACATCATTGTGGGTCAGCTGTGGATCGAGCAGTACGGGAACGTAGAGGTGATCAACCACAG AACTGGAGAAAGGTGCTTCTTGAATTTTAAACCATGTGGCCTTTTCGGCAAAGAACTGCACAAGGTTGAAGGATATATTGTGGATAAAAG caaAAAGAAGCTCTGTGCTCTCTATGGAAAATGGACAGAGTGTCTGTACGTTGTCGACCCGGCTGCCTTGAAAAATGACAAGAAGGGGGCGGAGGAGAAAAAAGGCAGCAAAGCG GGTTgcagtgaggagcaggaggagactcCTTCACGTGCTACAGACACTGTGGAAGTGATTCCTGGCAGCCAGCTGCTGTGGAGAATCGCACCCAGACCAACTAACTCTGTCCAG ATGTACAGCTTTACGACCTTCGCCATGCAGCTGAATGAGCTGCGTAAGGAGATGGAGGGAGTCATTCCTCAGACAGACTGCAGGCTCAGACCGGACGTACGAGCCATGGAGAACGGCGACATCG ATGTCGCCAGTGGGGAGAAGAAGAGGCTCGAGGAAAAACAGAGATCTGCTCGTAAAAGCCGCTCCAAGTCTGACGAGGAGTGGAAAACAAG gtgGTTTCAACAAGGTCAAAACCCTCACATCAGCTCCCAGGACTGGCTCTTTTCTGGTGGATACTGGGACAGGAAATACAGCCAGCTCCCAGACATTTACTAA
- the osbpl1a gene encoding oxysterol-binding protein-related protein 1 isoform X1: protein MRDSSSGFHLSHTHRTGRAEEGSMEELEPEEQFLRCARNGDLPGIQKLFMSTIMEETRININCKGKSKSNLGWTPLHLACYFGHKDVVEELLKAGADVNLPNNIGDTPLHKAAFTGRKEVVMLLLHYDACATVINGTAQIPKDVTQNAEIRGMLEAAERTEERKLEEKLLDAAREGDLTTLTQLLSRKKPPDINCTDLLGNTPLHCAAYRGQRQCALKLLKNGAGPTTRNKKGQTVFDLASDAAMKQVLKSSVLRGMTRHVKKYEGLLWKSSRFFGWRSYWVVLQDGVLSWYSKQSDAASNVRRQGCKALTHAHCLIRDKDNCFFTLKCFDDSVHHFKVSPKNDPEATRKAWMDALEEHSAYSTHYCSQEQGSEEEEEDEQVISLGALTDSLQAAESSQKRLEKEVAAFLSMVKNEALAESFPLTILQKMQEICEVSSETSSSFGVCLSLYSRQDGVRSVKLEHEVEKNKILSEALQTLATEHHELEQSVVNGSSPRSALSEDEFHDAVSESDSEISLSGFETVASHSFDEDEEEDEGSVMLSSPCGSPTIMLQEDHHSDKDETQPNGITKYRTSLPAPMFSRNDFSIWSILRNCIGMELSKITMPVIFNEPLSFLQRLTEYMEHTYLIHQANAASDSIERMKCVASFAVSAVASQWERTGKPFNPLLGETYELVREDLGFRLISEQVSHHPPVSAFHAEGLKQDFVFHGSIYPKLKFWGKSVEAEPRGIITLELPNHNEAYTWTNPTCCVHNIIVGQLWIEQYGNVEVINHRTGERCFLNFKPCGLFGKELHKVEGYIVDKSKKKLCALYGKWTECLYVVDPAALKNDKKGAEEKKGSKAGCSEEQEETPSRATDTVEVIPGSQLLWRIAPRPTNSVQMYSFTTFAMQLNELRKEMEGVIPQTDCRLRPDVRAMENGDIDVASGEKKRLEEKQRSARKSRSKSDEEWKTRSPALGPRWFQQGQNPHISSQDWLFSGGYWDRKYSQLPDIY, encoded by the exons ATGAGAGACAGCTCCTCTGGATTccacctctctcacacacacagaactggACGAGCTGAAGAa gggtccatggaggagctggagcctgAGGAGCAGTTCCTGCGCTGTGCCCGTAATGGAGACCTGCCGGGGATTCAGAAGCTCTTCATGTCCACGATCATGGAGGAGACGCGGATCAACATCAACTGCAAAG GTAAGAGTAAGTCCAACCTGGGATGGACACCTCTTCACCTGGCTTGTTACTTTGGACACAAAGATGTAGTGGAGGAACTGCTTAAG GCGGGGGCAGATGTTAACTTGCCCAATAATATCGGAGACACGCCGCTGCACAAAGCCGCCTTCACAGGAAGAAAG GAGGttgtcatgctgctgctgcactatGATGCCTGCGCTACTGTCATCAATGGGACAGCGCAGATTCCCAAAGATGTCACCCAGAATGCAGAGATCCGAGGCATGTTGGAAG CGGCTGAGCGAACAGAAGAGAGGAAACTGGAGGAGAAACTTTTGGATGCTGCACGAGAAGGAGACCTGACCACTCTAACTCAGCTG CTCAGCAGGAAGAAGCCTCCGGACATCAACTGCACCGATCTGCTGGGTAACACGCCGCTGCACTGTGCCGCCTATCGAGGCCAGAGGCAGTGCGCCCTGAAGCTGCTCAAGAACGGAGCAGGGCCCACCACCAGGAACAAGAAAG GCCAGACAGTGTTTGACCTGGCCAGCGATGCAGCAATGAAACAGGTCCTCAAGAGCAGTGTCCTTCGA GGCATGACCCGCCATGTGAAGAAATACGAAGGACTCCTGTGGAAG agCTCCAGGTTTTTTGGCTGGCGCTCCTACTGGGTCGTCCTTCAGGACGGCGTTTTGTCCTGGTACTCGAAACA GTCAGACGCAGCTTCTAACGTCAGAAGGCAAGGCTGCAAGGCCCTCACACACGCCCACTGTTTG ATCAGAGACAAAGATAACTGCTTTTTTACCCTCAAGTGCTTCGATGACAGCGTGCATCACTTCAAGGTGTCGCCTAAAAACGACCCGGAGGCAACGAGAAAA GCCTGGATGGATGCACTGGAGGAGCACTCGGCTTACAGCACCCACTACTGCTCCCAGGAGCAgggcagcgaggaggaggaggaggacgagcaaGTGATCTCACTCGGAGCGTTAACAGACTCACTACAG GCAGCGGAGAGCAGCCAGAAGAggctggagaaggaggtggcAGCTTTCCTGTCCATGGTGAAAAATGAGGCGCTGGCAGAAA GCTTTCCACTTACTATTCTGCAGAAAATGCAAGAAATCTGTGAGGTGTCCAGTGAGACCAGTTCCAGTTTCGGCGTGTGTCTCAGCCTCTACTCCAGACAGGACGGA GTGCGCAGTGTGAAATTGGAGCATGAGGTGGAGAAGAATAAGATCCTGTCTGAAGCGCTGCAGACTCTGGCCACGGAGCACCACGAACTTGAGCAATCCGTCGTCAACGGATCTTCGCCACGGAGCGCCCTCAGCGAGGATGAGTTCCACGACGCCGTGTCTG AATCAGACTCGGAGATCTCCCTGAGCGGCTTCGAGACGGTGGCCAGTCATTCCTTTGacgaggacgaagaggaggacgaaGGCTCTGTCATGTTGAGCAGCCCGTGCGGCAGCCCCACCATCATGTTGCAGGAGGATCACCATAGCGACAAAGATGAGACTCAGCCCAATGGGATCACAAAGTACAG GACCAGCTTACCTGCACCAATGTTTTCAAGAAATGACTTCAGCATTTGGAGTATTCTGAGGAACTGCATTGGAATG GAACTCTCCAAGATCACAATGCCGGTGATTTTCAACGAGCCGCTCAGCTTTCTGCAGCGTCTGACAGAGTACATGGAGCACACGTACCTCATCCACCAGGCCAACGCCGCCTCAGACTCCATTGAGAGGATGAAG TGTGTGGCTTCCTTTGCAGTGTCCGCTGTGGCCTCGCAGTGGGAGCGGACAGGTAAACCTTTCAACCCCTTGCTGGGAGAAACGTATGAACTGGTCAG AGAGGATCTGGGCTTCAGGCTCATTTCGGAGCAGGTCAGCCACCACCCACCGGTCAGTGCCTTCCACGCTGAGGGTCTGAAACAAGACTTTGTGTTTCACGGATCCATCTACCCCAAACTCAAGTTCTGGGGGAAGAGTGTGGAAGCTGAGCCCAGAGGGATCATCACGCTGGAGCTGCCCAA TCACAATGAAGCCTACACATGGACAAATCCTACATGTTGTGTTCACAACATCATTGTGGGTCAGCTGTGGATCGAGCAGTACGGGAACGTAGAGGTGATCAACCACAG AACTGGAGAAAGGTGCTTCTTGAATTTTAAACCATGTGGCCTTTTCGGCAAAGAACTGCACAAGGTTGAAGGATATATTGTGGATAAAAG caaAAAGAAGCTCTGTGCTCTCTATGGAAAATGGACAGAGTGTCTGTACGTTGTCGACCCGGCTGCCTTGAAAAATGACAAGAAGGGGGCGGAGGAGAAAAAAGGCAGCAAAGCG GGTTgcagtgaggagcaggaggagactcCTTCACGTGCTACAGACACTGTGGAAGTGATTCCTGGCAGCCAGCTGCTGTGGAGAATCGCACCCAGACCAACTAACTCTGTCCAG ATGTACAGCTTTACGACCTTCGCCATGCAGCTGAATGAGCTGCGTAAGGAGATGGAGGGAGTCATTCCTCAGACAGACTGCAGGCTCAGACCGGACGTACGAGCCATGGAGAACGGCGACATCG ATGTCGCCAGTGGGGAGAAGAAGAGGCTCGAGGAAAAACAGAGATCTGCTCGTAAAAGCCGCTCCAAGTCTGACGAGGAGTGGAAAACAAG GAGTCCTGCCCTGGGCCCGAG gtgGTTTCAACAAGGTCAAAACCCTCACATCAGCTCCCAGGACTGGCTCTTTTCTGGTGGATACTGGGACAGGAAATACAGCCAGCTCCCAGACATTTACTAA